A section of the Carassius carassius chromosome 17, fCarCar2.1, whole genome shotgun sequence genome encodes:
- the cldn10e gene encoding claudin-10, producing MKIRGMQIWGFLLAVLGWIFVACSMAMEGWKISSVGGQGGSSIITVGWYWSSLWRACFTNSASTSNCYDFPVLWSVEGYLQIVRALLMSGMAVGVLAFILSLVGMECTYIGGKDKEKNRSVFTGGICHITSGMLAASGYALYAQHVSAEYFNPRFDGLQFDLGTPLFLGWSGCAFQITGGIFFLVSVCKIWSQTYSSAPVLSVPVVESNALRSSHTNVSIISELSTKSSVSAISELSSKSETTALSNVLSKSPHISRTRRPPRTRRSIKSDVSRSVSSTRSSRISRSHLNHKEASSPSRGTTHHFIKNSYL from the exons ATGAAGATTCGTGGAATGCAGATCTGGGGCTTCCTGTTAGCGGTACTGGGCTGGATCTTTGTCGCCTGCTCCATGGCTATGGAGGGCTGGAAGATCTCCTCTGTCGGAGGGCAAGGTGGGAGCTCCATCATAACAGTGGGCTGGTACTGGTCCAGTCTGTGGAGGGCCTGCTTCACGAACTCTGCTTCCACATCCAACTGCTATGACTTCCCCGTGCTGTGGTCTGTGGAAG GTTATCTTCAGATTGTGAGAGCTCTGCTCATGTCTGGGATGGCTGTTGGAGTGCTGGCCTTCATCCTGAGTCTCGTGGGAATGGAATGCACTTACATCGGAGgaaaagacaaagagaagaaCCGATCCGTGTTCACAGGAGGCATCTGTCACATAACAAGTG GTATGCTGGCTGCCTCTGGTTATGCACTTTATGCTCAGCATGTTTCTGCAGAATATTTCAACCCCAGATTTGATGGACTGCA ATTTGACTTGGGAACTCCCTTGTTCCTTGGATGGTCAGGATGTGCTTTTCAGATCACTGGAGGGATTTTCTTCCTAGTTTCAGTCTGCAAGATCTGGTCTCAGACATACAGCAG TGCACCAGTTCTCAGCGTTCCTGTCGTGGAGAGCAATGCCTTGCGTTCCTCTCACACGAATGTTTCCATCATATCTGAACTCTCCACAAAATCCAGCGTATCAGCCATATCTGAGCTCTCCTCGAAGTCTGAAACAACAGCTCTGTCAAATGTGCTATCAAAGAGCCCACATATCTCAAGAACTAGACGTCCCCCGAGAACCAGACGCTCTATCAAATCAGATGTGTCGCGATCAGTGAGCTCCACACGGTCCTCAAGAATCAGCAGATCACATTTAAACCACAAGGAAGCATCCTCTCCATCTAGAGGCACTACACATCACTTCATCAAGAACTCCTACCTCTGA